One genomic region from Planktothrix serta PCC 8927 encodes:
- the ggt gene encoding gamma-glutamyltransferase, protein MMQKTNGVIAAGHPETVEAGLTMFRAGGNAFDAAVACMLAACVTEPGLTSLAGGGFLLAHTNTNQNVLFDFFTQTPRCKRPTSKLDFYPVGVNFGTTIQEFHIGLGSMAVPGVWAGVMAVHETLGRLPFSIVAEPAINLAKQGVEINSFQAYTFSNLLQPILLTTAEGREIYAPDGQILGVGDRLIMTHFAQTLEALVSGGIREFYQGEIADHLVRDCQEQGGHLTLEDLKNYEVIKRHPLKINYRGKTILTNPPPSSGGTLIAFALQLLSDINLTQIQFGTSQYLNLLKTVMQLTNTARKDGLDANLHQDNIAESFLSSLSSYQQQLIHPINKWGSTTHISVLDQEGNAASVTTSNGEGSGYIIPRTGIMVNNMLGEEDLNPQGFHQWPENVRISSMMSPTLVLNGHQPEIVLGSGGSNRIRTAILQVLLNLIDLGISVEDAVNYPRIHWENNRFDIEPGFDPEMIKGLDLSPQDVIRLWPEKNMFFGGVHTIVRTSDGQLFGAGDQRRNGVSLKSHED, encoded by the coding sequence ATGATGCAGAAAACAAATGGAGTAATTGCAGCAGGGCATCCAGAAACGGTTGAAGCGGGTTTGACAATGTTTCGTGCTGGGGGGAATGCTTTTGATGCGGCAGTGGCTTGTATGTTAGCTGCTTGTGTGACGGAACCCGGTTTAACATCCCTAGCAGGAGGCGGATTTTTATTAGCCCATACTAACACAAATCAAAATGTTTTATTTGATTTTTTTACTCAAACTCCTCGGTGTAAACGTCCAACATCAAAGTTAGATTTTTATCCGGTTGGTGTTAATTTTGGCACAACTATCCAAGAATTTCATATTGGTTTGGGTTCGATGGCTGTTCCTGGTGTTTGGGCCGGGGTGATGGCAGTTCATGAAACCTTGGGACGTTTGCCGTTTTCTATTGTTGCTGAACCTGCGATTAATTTGGCAAAACAGGGCGTTGAAATCAATTCTTTTCAAGCTTATACTTTCTCTAATTTATTACAACCGATTCTATTAACAACAGCAGAAGGACGGGAAATTTACGCGCCTGATGGTCAAATTCTTGGTGTTGGCGATCGCTTAATTATGACCCACTTTGCCCAAACTTTAGAGGCTTTAGTCTCCGGTGGAATTCGAGAATTTTATCAAGGTGAAATTGCTGATCATTTAGTTCGAGATTGTCAAGAACAGGGCGGACATTTAACTTTAGAGGATCTGAAAAATTATGAAGTAATTAAACGTCACCCTTTAAAGATTAACTATCGAGGAAAAACAATATTAACCAATCCTCCTCCGAGTTCGGGAGGCACGTTAATCGCCTTTGCGCTCCAATTATTATCAGATATTAATTTAACTCAAATTCAGTTTGGTACTTCTCAATATTTAAACCTTTTAAAGACTGTAATGCAGTTAACAAATACTGCCCGAAAAGATGGGTTAGATGCTAATTTACATCAAGATAATATTGCCGAAAGTTTCTTATCTTCCTTATCTAGCTATCAACAACAGTTGATTCATCCCATTAATAAATGGGGAAGTACCACCCATATTAGTGTTTTGGATCAAGAAGGAAATGCAGCCAGTGTGACAACTTCTAATGGAGAAGGTTCAGGATATATTATTCCTAGAACTGGAATTATGGTGAATAATATGTTAGGAGAAGAAGACTTAAATCCCCAAGGATTTCATCAATGGCCGGAAAATGTTAGAATTTCCTCTATGATGTCTCCCACCTTAGTATTAAACGGTCATCAACCAGAAATTGTTCTCGGTTCTGGCGGTTCAAATCGGATTAGGACGGCTATTTTACAAGTCCTTTTAAATTTAATTGATTTGGGAATTTCCGTAGAAGATGCTGTTAACTATCCTCGGATTCATTGGGAAAATAATCGCTTTGATATAGAACCAGGATTTGATCCAGAAATGATTAAAGGTCTGGATTTATCCCCACAGGATGTGATCAGATTATGGCCGGAAAAAAATATGTTTTTCGGGGGTGTTCATACTATAGTCAGAACATCGGACGGACAATTATTCGGAGCCGGAGATCAACGTCGCAATGGAGTCAGTTTAAAGAGTCACGAAGACTGA
- a CDS encoding DUF4168 domain-containing protein → MIDSLRPLRFMRQYQSVTQALLLGLFSWGAVLLGIVPDLSGTTTSVFNTVVQAQQSPEFSEMEIRSYARAVLGIEPRRQTAFNEIQAIMGAGKSIPDVVCNETRTINQLDKAVRDIAVNYCTQAKSIIETNELTITRFNEITQRQQADPALQKRIQAELQSLQN, encoded by the coding sequence ATGATCGATTCCTTGCGTCCCTTGCGATTTATGCGTCAGTATCAGTCAGTCACCCAAGCTCTATTACTAGGACTATTCTCTTGGGGAGCCGTTCTCTTGGGAATTGTCCCCGATTTGTCGGGAACAACAACTTCTGTATTTAACACCGTTGTTCAGGCGCAACAGTCCCCAGAATTTAGCGAAATGGAAATTCGCAGCTATGCTCGTGCGGTTTTAGGGATTGAACCTAGACGTCAAACCGCTTTTAACGAAATTCAAGCGATTATGGGAGCCGGAAAATCTATTCCCGATGTGGTTTGTAATGAAACCCGAACAATTAATCAGTTGGATAAAGCGGTTCGAGACATTGCGGTGAATTACTGCACCCAAGCTAAATCAATTATTGAAACTAACGAGTTAACGATTACTCGTTTCAATGAAATTACCCAACGTCAACAAGCCGACCCCGCTTTGCAAAAACGCATTCAAGCGGAACTCCAGAGTCTACAAAACTGA
- a CDS encoding DUF4168 domain-containing protein, translating into MKTIFSGRQFLSKSLTVAILSGCGGFLGWSQTPSQPFPHLSLGSAAQAQESFNYSEENIRNYARAALALESRRHEVVNEIKKIVGDVPRIICDQPTSFSALPGNAPKLAVSYCDQAKRTVEAKGLTISQFNEMTRRQQNDPRFRQRIQAEILRLLQSGAN; encoded by the coding sequence ATGAAAACTATATTTTCCGGTCGTCAATTTCTATCTAAATCTTTAACCGTTGCTATTCTATCCGGCTGTGGTGGCTTTTTAGGATGGAGTCAAACGCCATCGCAACCCTTCCCCCATCTGAGTTTGGGTTCTGCGGCTCAAGCGCAAGAAAGCTTTAATTATAGTGAAGAAAATATTAGGAATTATGCTCGTGCTGCGTTGGCTTTAGAATCCAGACGTCATGAAGTGGTGAATGAAATTAAAAAAATTGTTGGGGATGTTCCCCGGATTATTTGTGACCAACCCACCAGTTTTAGTGCGTTACCCGGAAATGCACCTAAATTGGCCGTGAGTTACTGCGACCAAGCAAAACGCACGGTTGAAGCCAAGGGATTAACGATTTCTCAGTTCAACGAAATGACCCGTCGTCAACAAAATGATCCTCGCTTTAGACAACGAATTCAAGCGGAAATTTTACGACTATTACAATCGGGCGCCAATTAG
- a CDS encoding HicB family protein, with amino-acid sequence MTANLIQDLSSSIAKLTYPVLIQKQNEEYIATVLGLDFKVKGSSRKEALEQLLEQVNIMLKQGEIVQLEISLAEPEHPWMKFAGMFKDDPYFDEMLKDIEAYRRERDAETEEYYRQLDLEETVK; translated from the coding sequence ATGACTGCCAACTTAATTCAAGATTTATCTTCATCAATTGCTAAACTGACTTATCCTGTGTTAATTCAAAAACAGAATGAAGAATATATAGCAACTGTATTAGGTTTGGATTTTAAAGTTAAAGGTTCAAGTAGAAAAGAAGCACTTGAACAATTATTAGAACAGGTTAATATTATGCTCAAACAAGGTGAAATTGTGCAACTGGAAATTTCTCTAGCGGAACCGGAACATCCTTGGATGAAGTTTGCAGGAATGTTTAAAGACGATCCCTATTTTGACGAAATGCTCAAAGATATTGAAGCTTATCGTCGTGAACGAGATGCTGAAACGGAAGAATATTATCGTCAACTTGATTTAGAGGAGACAGTGAAGTGA
- a CDS encoding type II toxin-antitoxin system VapC family toxin, with amino-acid sequence MSLWILDTDHISLFQRQHPVVTQRVITVSPEEVAVTIVTVEEQFYGRLNQIKKAKSADELLFAYARLEETLKYYQTINVINFDQEAYHCYFELLRQKIRIGTQDLRIAALVITNNGILVTRNRQDFERVPGLRFEDWSIENIGV; translated from the coding sequence GTGAGTTTATGGATATTAGATACAGATCATATTTCCTTATTTCAACGACAACATCCTGTTGTAACCCAACGAGTAATTACAGTTAGTCCTGAAGAAGTTGCAGTTACTATTGTTACGGTAGAAGAACAGTTTTATGGACGTTTAAACCAAATTAAAAAAGCGAAATCTGCTGATGAGCTTCTATTTGCTTATGCTAGATTAGAAGAAACTTTAAAGTATTATCAAACGATTAATGTGATCAATTTTGATCAGGAAGCTTATCATTGCTATTTTGAGTTATTGCGTCAAAAAATTCGGATTGGTACGCAAGATTTACGCATTGCGGCTCTTGTTATCACCAATAATGGGATTTTAGTCACACGCAATCGACAAGATTTTGAACGAGTTCCTGGGTTAAGGTTTGAAGATTGGAGTATTGAAAATATAGGTGTTTAG
- a CDS encoding Npun_F0494 family protein, with product MTVLDSPEKSSIPYSERTFKRAERAIRCSPFQLQLFATMRLSSISLNGIAGQSGVNSAYTSTALTEGTAENALLWLIQVGVLRREVDGQGITDSFRLTPLGRQLIDQWEGQNQGIPQPSLCDRSINTLNRWLRFPL from the coding sequence ATGACTGTTTTGGACTCTCCAGAGAAGTCTTCCATCCCATATTCTGAACGTACCTTCAAACGGGCTGAACGAGCGATCCGGTGTTCTCCGTTTCAACTGCAACTGTTTGCAACCATGCGGTTGAGCAGTATCAGTTTGAATGGAATTGCAGGACAGTCTGGGGTCAATTCTGCCTATACCTCCACAGCCTTAACGGAAGGGACAGCCGAAAATGCGTTACTCTGGCTGATACAAGTGGGGGTTCTCCGGCGAGAAGTTGATGGCCAGGGGATTACAGATAGTTTTCGCCTAACACCTCTAGGACGGCAATTAATAGACCAATGGGAGGGTCAAAATCAAGGCATACCTCAGCCTTCTTTGTGCGATCGCTCGATTAATACTCTCAATCGTTGGTTACGATTTCCGCTTTAA
- a CDS encoding type II toxin-antitoxin system VapC family toxin, with amino-acid sequence MILIDTGPLVALIDKGQGATHLQCVETYRKLTGSLLTTWPCFTEAMYFLSELRGWSAQKILWEFLNRKALYLHSVNETECQRMKVLMEKYQDIPMDLADSSLVATAESQKIKRIFTLDSDFYIYRLYDRDAFEVIP; translated from the coding sequence ATGATTTTAATTGACACAGGGCCTCTAGTTGCTCTAATCGATAAGGGCCAGGGAGCAACCCATCTTCAATGTGTTGAAACTTATAGAAAATTGACAGGTTCTCTTTTAACAACATGGCCTTGTTTTACTGAAGCTATGTATTTCTTATCAGAATTGCGAGGTTGGTCAGCACAGAAAATCTTATGGGAATTCCTCAATAGAAAAGCCTTGTATCTTCATTCTGTTAATGAAACCGAATGCCAACGCATGAAGGTTTTGATGGAAAAATATCAAGATATTCCTATGGATTTAGCAGATTCTTCTCTCGTTGCGACGGCAGAAAGCCAAAAGATTAAACGCATATTTACATTAGATAGTGATTTTTATATTTATCGACTGTATGATCGAGATGCTTTTGAAGTAATACCCTAA
- a CDS encoding DUF1848 domain-containing protein: MIISASRRTDIPAFYHKWFMNRIRAGYCVVPNPFNRNQLSRIDLTPKDVEIIVFWTRNPKPLLSSLSELDRLGYKYYFQFTVMNNPSFIDTNKLPLSSSIETFQKLAESIGYEKVIWRYDPIVFSHYTDIDFHLQQYADIAHQLSGYTSRCVISFMDRYAKNNPRLKKIEKEQNIKIYSFEDIPEVSSVFLPSIAKIAHQYNMQLFSCAESLDLDSYGIKHGKCIDDDYINQVFQIEVNHKKDSSQREACGCVKSKDIGMYDSCLFGCQYCYATTSFDKARENHRQHNPDSPSLIGWYETQNHQKGNQLRLF, translated from the coding sequence ATGATTATTAGTGCCAGCAGACGTACAGATATTCCAGCATTTTACCATAAATGGTTTATGAATCGCATTCGAGCAGGTTACTGCGTCGTGCCAAATCCGTTTAATCGTAATCAACTTTCCCGCATTGATTTGACTCCAAAAGATGTGGAAATTATCGTTTTCTGGACGCGCAATCCTAAACCTTTATTATCATCATTATCTGAGTTAGATCGACTCGGATATAAATATTATTTCCAATTTACAGTGATGAATAATCCCAGCTTTATAGATACTAATAAGCTACCTTTGTCATCCTCTATTGAAACATTTCAGAAATTAGCTGAATCCATCGGTTATGAAAAAGTTATTTGGCGATACGATCCGATTGTTTTTAGCCACTATACTGATATAGATTTTCATCTTCAGCAATACGCTGATATTGCTCATCAATTATCGGGTTATACTAGCCGATGTGTAATTAGTTTTATGGATCGGTATGCCAAAAATAATCCTCGCCTCAAAAAGATTGAAAAAGAACAAAATATTAAAATTTATAGCTTTGAAGATATCCCAGAAGTTTCTAGCGTTTTTTTGCCCTCTATTGCCAAAATTGCCCATCAATATAATATGCAGCTTTTTAGCTGTGCTGAATCTTTGGATTTGGACTCTTATGGTATTAAACATGGTAAGTGCATAGACGATGATTATATTAATCAAGTTTTTCAAATAGAAGTCAATCATAAAAAAGATTCTAGTCAACGAGAAGCTTGTGGTTGTGTCAAAAGCAAAGATATCGGAATGTATGATAGTTGTTTATTTGGGTGTCAATATTGCTATGCAACTACCAGTTTTGATAAAGCCAGGGAAAATCACCGACAACATAATCCTGATTCACCTTCTTTGATTGGATGGTATGAGACTCAAAATCACCAAAAAGGGAATCAATTAAGACTATTTTAA